Sequence from the uncultured Draconibacterium sp. genome:
ACCCTTTCCCTGTGCCTCTTCAAAAATCTCCTGCCCAAACCACGGCATTTCCTTATCGGTATTGGCATTGTTAAACTCAATCAGTTCTGCCAGCGATTTTCTGGGTGCTGAAGGATGTTCCTGCAGGTATTTATTCAGGTCGGCTTTAAATTCGTAAAGCAATACTTCGTAGGATGGGTTTCCCCATTTTCGATTTGTTTCAAATTTCAGGTCCTCAACCAACTCCGCCCCACTTTTCTGCATCGCCTGGACGGCATTTTTCATTAATTCTTTTACCCTTTCATGCGACGGAATCATTTGTGCTGCAATACCAATTCGTTTCCCTTTTAACCCATCCGCTTTTAGAAAAGAAGTATAGTCATTGTAAATCTTTCCTTGTTCCAAATGCGTTTCTGCGTCATCAGCGTCAAACTCAGCCAAAGCTCCCAATAAAATAGCTGCATCGGTAACATTGCGGCACATCGGGCCCGCCGTATCCTGGCTGTGTGCAATTGGGATAATTCCCTGGCGACTCCAGGTTCCCAGTGTTGGTTTAATGCCGACTATCCCGTTAATCCCCGACGGACAAACAATCGAACCGTTGGTTTCGGTACCAATTCCTATGGTACAAAGATTACCAGAAACAGCAGCCCCTGTTCCGGAACTGGAACCACACGGGCTACGATCGAGGCAAAAAGGATTTCGTACTTGCCCGCCTCTTCCGCTCCACCCGCTCGAAGAATTGGTAGACCGGAAATTTGCCCATTCGCTGAGGTTGGTTTTCCCCAGCAGCACAGCCCCTGCTGCGCGTAATTTTTTTACGATAAATGCATCCTTTTCAACTATATTTCCTTCCAAACCCAACGATCCGGCAGTGGTTTGCATTTTATCGCCGGTATCGATATTGTCTTTAATCATTATCGGAATACCGTGCAAAGGCCCGCGAACTTTTCCGTTTTGTCGTTCCTCATCCAGCTTTCTGGCAATATCCAAAGCATCCGGATTAAGCTCAATTACTGACTTTAAATGCGGGTCGACCAAAGCAATTCGATCAAGGTATTTTTGACAAATACGCTCGGCCGTCAGCTCTCCAGATTCCATTTTTTGCTGAAGTTCCATTGCCGTTGTTTCATTCAAATCAAAGGCTTCCAAATTAACTACTGACTGAACATCCGACTCTCGCACACAAGCAGTTACACCACTTAAAGCCACAACAGAACCACCCAGGGCTGTTGTTTTAAAAAAGGAACGACGTTTCATAATTTAAGATTAACAGATTTTGAGATTTGAGTAATGAGATTGAAATATATCATATTATGAATGTATAACCACCTGTAATTTCTAAAAATTACAAATTATCCATTCAACAGCCTTTTCAATATCAATGTCTTCCATACATTTAAAATGCTTTTTGGGACATTTCTGGTGGCCCAACTTTGAACAGGGACGGCATTTCAAATCGTTTACCTGCATCATCTCCGACGACTCGCCGGGTTGGTAGGGTGTCATTCCAAACTCCGGAATGGTATTTCCCCAAAATGAATAGATCTTCTTTTTAAAAGCCGCAGCTATGTGCATTAACCCGGTGTCGTTAGCCAACACTAAACGCGAGTCGCGCACCAGCGAAGCCGACTGATTAAGCGATATCTTTCCGGCAAAATTCAGCACATTCCCTTTCGATTGCGAAAGCACCTTTTCGCCTTCATCGTATTCATTCTTCCCGCCCAGTAAAATTACAGGATACTGAATTTTCTGGCAGATTTCGCTGACCTTATGAACAGGCAGTTTTTTGGTAAAATAAGTCCCGGCAATTACAAACG
This genomic interval carries:
- a CDS encoding amidase, translating into MKRRSFFKTTALGGSVVALSGVTACVRESDVQSVVNLEAFDLNETTAMELQQKMESGELTAERICQKYLDRIALVDPHLKSVIELNPDALDIARKLDEERQNGKVRGPLHGIPIMIKDNIDTGDKMQTTAGSLGLEGNIVEKDAFIVKKLRAAGAVLLGKTNLSEWANFRSTNSSSGWSGRGGQVRNPFCLDRSPCGSSSGTGAAVSGNLCTIGIGTETNGSIVCPSGINGIVGIKPTLGTWSRQGIIPIAHSQDTAGPMCRNVTDAAILLGALAEFDADDAETHLEQGKIYNDYTSFLKADGLKGKRIGIAAQMIPSHERVKELMKNAVQAMQKSGAELVEDLKFETNRKWGNPSYEVLLYEFKADLNKYLQEHPSAPRKSLAELIEFNNANTDKEMPWFGQEIFEEAQGKGDLNSEEYLEALEDSKRYAGKEGIDALMDTHNLDALIAPTNGPTWSIDWVNGDSFTGGSSSPAAISGYPNITVPMGFVEGLPIGLSFFGRAWSEPVLLEIAFAFEQATKHRKAPDFKKSLMG